The following are encoded in a window of Mycobacterium decipiens genomic DNA:
- a CDS encoding PE family protein: MSFLIATPEMLATAAQQVASIGTSLGTANAAAATSTTGMLAAGADEVSVAITSLFSAYAGQYQALSAQAAQFHQSFVQALTAAGGAYAGAEAANAAQALESGILGVVNAPTQALFGRPLIGNGANGTAASPNGGAGGILYGNGGNGFSFTSGVASENGGSGGSAGLVGNGGAGGNGFMGGAGGAGGTGGWLVGSGGAGGAGGSVLAGPGGAGGAGGNAPLFGWGGNGGAGGNAPGPGSTGGDGGAGGASGAFGLAGAGGAGGSGTTGGAGGAGGVGNGLFAGVGGAGGVGGLGVDAGGAGGAGGAGGGYLFGLGGGGGAGGAATGAAGVGGAGGAGGEGAGVFGLGQAGAGGIGGGSDSGEGGAGGQGGIGAALVGLGVGGFGGLGGVGNTGGVGGAGGQGAVLVGLGAGGLGGVGGFGLTTGGAGGAGGQGAALVGPSIGGAGGVGGDSVAGAGGKGGAGGDAGGLISIGYGGNGGNGGVGVLAADGGDGGNIGLVNDGSFVPALFGFGGNGGNGVNGGVGGTGGSGGILAGANGTNGSP, from the coding sequence ATGTCGTTCCTTATCGCAACTCCGGAGATGCTGGCGACGGCGGCGCAGCAGGTGGCGAGCATCGGTACGTCGCTCGGCACGGCAAACGCGGCCGCGGCAACCTCAACAACCGGGATGCTGGCGGCCGGTGCCGATGAGGTGTCGGTGGCCATTACGTCGCTGTTCAGTGCCTACGCCGGGCAGTATCAGGCGCTGAGCGCTCAGGCCGCGCAGTTTCATCAGAGTTTTGTGCAAGCGTTGACCGCTGCCGGTGGGGCGTATGCGGGTGCGGAGGCGGCCAACGCTGCCCAAGCGTTGGAGAGCGGCATTTTGGGTGTGGTGAACGCGCCCACTCAGGCGTTGTTCGGGCGTCCGCTGATCGGCAACGGCGCGAACGGGACCGCGGCAAGTCCCAACGGCGGCGCCGGTGGGATTTTGTATGGCAACGGCGGCAACGGCTTTAGCTTCACCAGCGGGGTCGCCAGCGAGAACGGCGGAAGTGGTGGATCCGCGGGTTTGGTCGGCAACGGCGGGGCCGGCGGGAACGGCTTTATGGGTGGGGCCGGCGGTGCCGGCGGCACCGGGGGGTGGCTGGTCGGCAGCGGCGGGGCCGGCGGCGCCGGTGGTTCAGTGCTCGCTGGTCCGGGTGGTGCTGGTGGGGCTGGCGGAAATGCCCCATTGTTCGGCTGGGGCGGCAACGGCGGCGCTGGAGGTAACGCTCCCGGTCCCGGTTCAACCGGCGGGGACGGCGGGGCCGGCGGCGCCAGCGGCGCATTCGGACTCGCGGGTGCCGGCGGGGCCGGCGGGTCGGGCACGACCGGCGGCGCCGGGGGCGCCGGCGGCGTCGGAAACGGCCTGTTCGCTGGCGTGGGCGGCGCGGGGGGCGTCGGCGGACTGGGCGTCGATGCCGGTGGCGCCGGCGGCGCCGGCGGCGCCGGCGGCGGTTACCTCTTCGGCCTCGGTGGGGGCGGTGGCGCCGGTGGCGCCGCGACGGGTGCCGCCGGCGTGGGCGGTGCCGGTGGCGCCGGCGGTGAAGGCGCCGGCGTGTTCGGCCTCGGCCAGGCGGGAGCCGGCGGCATTGGTGGTGGCAGCGACAGCGGCGAAGGCGGTGCGGGTGGCCAGGGCGGCATCGGCGCCGCGCTCGTCGGTCTGGGCGTCGGCGGTTTCGGCGGCCTGGGCGGCGTCGGCAACACCGGCGGCGTGGGCGGTGCGGGCGGTCAAGGTGCCGTGCTGGTCGGCCTGGGCGCCGGCGGTCTCGGCGGTGTCGGCGGCTTCGGCCTCACCACCGGCGGCGCGGGCGGTGCGGGCGGTCAAGGTGCCGCGCTCGTCGGCCCGAGCATCGGCGGCGCCGGCGGTGTTGGCGGCGACAGTGTCGCTGGAGCGGGCGGCAAGGGCGGCGCCGGCGGCGACGCTGGCGGCCTCATCAGCATCGGGTACGGCGGCAATGGCGGCAACGGTGGCGTCGGCGTCTTGGCTGCCGACGGCGGCGACGGCGGCAACATCGGGTTAGTTAACGACGGCTCCTTCGTCCCGGCATTGTTCGGTTTCGGCGGCAACGGCGGCAACGGCGTCAACGGTGGAGTTGGCGGCACCGGCGGCAGCGGCGGCATTTTGGCCGGCGCCAACGGGACGAACGGATCGCCCTAG